Proteins from one Flavobacterium sp. N2038 genomic window:
- a CDS encoding ATP-binding protein has translation MRIKTKLNLGVGSLFLMIIILSLVSAYSVFLIKQDTENILKSNYNTLEYSRNMISALDGIKLGSKETIQSFEENLEKQTQNITEPGEKQATEKLKESFALLAKNNADESVKAQIRQDLFAIMKLNLDAIKQKSDIAKHTAETANLSIAIVGTLCFLIAFNLLVNLPNNIANPIKELTLSIKEIANKNYSERVHFTSHSEFGDLAKSFNTMAQKLEEYHDSNVYKLLFEKKRLETLINNMNDPIIGLDNEGIILFANDEALKIIGLKSEDVIGKSSSELAVSNDLIRSLILKEDTESPRKQPLKIFAHGKESYFEKEIHGITITPTGEEKQINIGDVIILRNITLFKELDFAKTNFIATVSHELKTPIASIKLSLQLLENGKTGDMNNDQKQLVESIKDDSQRLLKITGELLNLSQLETGNIQLNIGKSNPHEIVNYAVEAVKVQADQKQIQLIVDADENLKNVKADSEKTGWVLINYLSNAIRYSSEKSTILIKLKEEANQMVFQVIDTGKGIEPRYKDKVFDKYFQIPGSQKSGTGLGLAISKEFIEAQNGSVGVESNLGLGSTFWFTLKV, from the coding sequence ATGAGAATTAAAACTAAATTGAATCTGGGTGTTGGATCGTTATTTTTGATGATCATCATTCTCTCGTTAGTGAGTGCTTATTCTGTTTTTTTGATTAAGCAGGACACAGAGAATATTCTGAAATCCAATTATAATACTTTGGAATATTCCAGAAATATGATTTCTGCATTGGATGGAATCAAATTGGGTTCGAAAGAAACAATTCAGAGTTTTGAGGAAAATCTCGAAAAGCAAACTCAAAATATTACGGAACCAGGTGAAAAACAAGCAACTGAAAAGCTGAAAGAAAGTTTTGCCCTTTTAGCTAAAAACAATGCTGATGAAAGTGTAAAAGCGCAAATTCGTCAAGATCTTTTTGCAATTATGAAATTGAATCTCGATGCCATAAAGCAGAAAAGTGATATTGCAAAACATACTGCCGAAACAGCCAATCTTTCTATTGCGATTGTGGGAACTTTATGTTTTTTGATTGCTTTTAATTTATTGGTTAATCTGCCTAATAATATTGCGAATCCAATTAAGGAATTAACGCTGAGTATTAAAGAAATTGCAAATAAAAATTATTCAGAACGTGTTCATTTTACAAGTCATAGCGAATTTGGAGATCTTGCAAAATCGTTTAATACCATGGCACAAAAACTCGAAGAGTATCACGACAGTAATGTTTATAAACTTCTTTTTGAGAAAAAACGATTGGAGACCCTTATCAATAATATGAACGATCCGATTATTGGTCTGGATAATGAAGGAATTATTTTGTTTGCCAATGATGAAGCACTAAAAATTATTGGTTTGAAATCAGAAGATGTAATTGGAAAATCATCATCTGAATTAGCTGTTTCTAATGATTTAATTCGTTCATTAATTCTGAAAGAAGATACAGAATCCCCTAGAAAACAACCTCTTAAAATTTTTGCTCATGGAAAAGAAAGCTATTTCGAGAAAGAGATTCATGGTATTACAATAACACCAACAGGCGAAGAAAAACAAATCAATATTGGTGATGTAATTATTCTGCGAAATATTACGCTTTTTAAAGAACTTGATTTTGCCAAAACTAATTTTATTGCCACAGTTTCTCACGAATTAAAAACACCAATTGCTTCTATAAAATTAAGTCTTCAATTGCTTGAAAATGGTAAAACAGGCGACATGAATAACGATCAGAAACAATTGGTTGAAAGTATTAAAGATGATAGTCAGCGCTTGCTGAAAATCACAGGAGAATTATTGAATTTATCTCAATTAGAAACTGGAAATATTCAGTTGAATATTGGAAAAAGCAATCCACATGAAATTGTAAATTATGCAGTAGAAGCGGTAAAAGTTCAGGCAGATCAAAAACAGATTCAATTGATTGTTGATGCTGATGAAAATCTTAAAAATGTAAAAGCTGACAGCGAAAAAACAGGCTGGGTTCTGATTAATTATTTATCGAATGCTATTCGATATTCATCTGAAAAAAGTACCATTCTAATTAAACTAAAAGAAGAAGCCAATCAAATGGTTTTTCAGGTTATCGACACTGGAAAAGGAATTGAACCCCGATACAAAGACAAAGTTTTCGACAAATATTTCCAGATTCCGGGCAGTCAGAAATCCGGTACAGGATTGGGGTTAGCCATAAGCAAAGAATTTATTGAAGCACAAAATGGAAGTGTTGGAGTAGAGAGTAATTTAGGGTTGGGAAGTACTTTTTGGTTCACATTAAAAGTGTAA